In a genomic window of Staphylococcus taiwanensis:
- a CDS encoding LysE family transporter, with protein MIQAIIHGFLLALGLILPLGAQNVFVFNQGANQQKFKRALPAIITAGLCDTLLISLAVIGVSLILMSLPMLQLVVYIIGLFFLLYMAWSLWKENPNNANDVQGGLSPSKQISFALSVSLLNPHAIMDTIGVIGTSASAYNGVAKIAFTLATVSVSWLWFIFLAIAGRTVGHFDKSGRLLLILNKVSSIIILIVACMIIEKIIHLLF; from the coding sequence GTGATTCAAGCAATTATTCATGGCTTTCTATTAGCTTTAGGTCTCATACTTCCACTTGGTGCTCAAAATGTATTTGTATTTAATCAAGGCGCAAATCAGCAAAAATTCAAACGCGCCTTACCCGCTATTATTACAGCGGGGCTATGTGATACATTACTTATCTCTTTAGCAGTAATAGGTGTTTCTTTAATTTTAATGTCACTACCAATGTTGCAACTAGTAGTCTATATTATAGGATTGTTCTTTTTACTCTATATGGCATGGTCATTATGGAAGGAAAATCCTAATAATGCTAACGACGTACAGGGAGGACTTTCTCCGAGTAAACAAATTAGTTTCGCACTTTCAGTATCCTTATTAAACCCACATGCGATCATGGATACAATTGGTGTGATTGGTACAAGCGCCTCAGCATATAATGGTGTAGCTAAAATCGCTTTTACTTTAGCAACTGTTTCAGTTTCTTGGTTATGGTTTATATTTTTAGCCATTGCAGGCCGTACAGTCGGACATTTTGATAAATCAGGACGTTTACTTTTAATTTTAAATAAAGTATCCAGTATCATCATTCTCATAGTAGCCTGCATGATTATCGAAAAAATTATCCATTTACTATTTTAG
- a CDS encoding histidine phosphatase family protein, which translates to MSKTLYLMRHGQTMFNLRGKVQGASDSPLSELGISQAQQASQYFNTHNIHFDALFSSSSERACDTLEHAVPNRAYQRLKGLKEWNFGLFEGDSTELLDAIWDNKDVFGDRLVPFGGDAKEAVEERLNDTLTEIMEGTAGSTVLAVSHGTAIQIFLRKWMRNALTTEVFIGNCHILKFEYDEHQFKLLNKVDPITNEKIEY; encoded by the coding sequence ATGTCTAAAACACTTTATTTAATGAGACATGGTCAAACAATGTTTAATTTAAGGGGAAAAGTACAAGGTGCAAGTGATTCACCTTTAAGTGAGCTTGGTATTTCTCAAGCACAACAAGCAAGTCAATATTTTAATACTCATAACATCCACTTTGATGCATTGTTCTCTTCAAGTTCTGAACGCGCTTGTGATACTTTGGAACATGCAGTCCCTAATAGAGCGTACCAACGATTAAAAGGGCTTAAAGAGTGGAATTTTGGCTTGTTTGAAGGGGATAGTACGGAATTATTAGATGCTATATGGGATAATAAAGATGTGTTTGGAGATCGTTTAGTGCCATTTGGTGGAGATGCTAAAGAAGCAGTAGAGGAACGTTTAAATGACACCTTGACTGAAATTATGGAAGGTACAGCAGGTAGCACTGTATTAGCTGTAAGCCACGGCACAGCAATCCAAATCTTTTTAAGAAAATGGATGAGAAACGCTTTAACTACTGAAGTATTTATAGGTAATTGCCATATTTTAAAATTTGAATATGATGAACATCAATTTAAATTGCTTAATAAAGTAGACCCTATAACAAATGAAAAAATTGAATATTAA
- a CDS encoding sterile alpha motif-like domain-containing protein: protein MTFYDFIIGFINDDTPLGSLAQYIVNDCKFPKHEYNNKEIRAYVMTNYEDHQLIESTNRAISLYKLI, encoded by the coding sequence ATGACATTTTATGATTTTATTATTGGATTTATAAACGACGATACACCTCTTGGAAGTTTAGCACAATATATCGTAAACGATTGCAAGTTTCCAAAACACGAATATAATAATAAAGAAATTAGAGCATATGTGATGACAAATTATGAAGATCATCAACTTATTGAAAGCACAAATAGAGCAATCAGTCTATATAAATTAATTTGA